In Camelina sativa cultivar DH55 chromosome 17, Cs, whole genome shotgun sequence, the genomic stretch AAACCAACTagactctctttctctttttaaaaaatttggttttttagtttaaacaTCCTCTGTGTGTGTTGTTGTCACAGGCTGATATCGACAACAGCGGTACAATAGACTACGGAGAATTCCTAGCAGCAACGTTACACATGAACAAGATGGAGAGAGAGGAGCATCTGGTGGCTGCATTTTCATACTTTGACAAAGACGGAAGCGGTTATATCACGATTGATGAGCTTCAGTCAGCTTGTACAGAGTTTGGTCTATGTGATACACCTCTGGATGACATGATCAAGGAAATTGATCTCGACAATGTAtaacctctcttcttcttctatttgttTTCCTCCTCCTTTGATGTAACACTGTACTATAACCGTGCTTTTGAATTTGGTAGGACGGGAAGATCGATTTCTCGGAGTTTACGGCAATGATGAGGAAAGGAGATGGAGTTGGGAGAAGCAGAACCATGATGAAAAACTTGAACTTCAACATAGCTGATGCTTTTGGAGTCGATGGTCAAAAATCTGATGACTAACCCCATCACCGATCCtcaatttcagttttttcttatttctttcacatatattttgaaactaaaGACTATACAGAAAAAAAGTTTCTGGTTTCTTTATTGCTGCTTTCCTCCTTGTTATTCTTGTAGATGAGCAACTGCCTAAATTTTTTCCAAGTAATGGATAATTTTGCTTCATGTAAACTTTCTTCaattccaaagaaaagaaacagaaccgAATTAAATCCGGATTACATCAACTCAAAACcgaattttattataaatccaaattttgtGAAACCGAACTGAAGAACCGGGTTAACCAAGATTCAAAGTTAGTATAATTAAGGCCCCGATTGGTAACGGCGGTTAATTATGGCTGTaaagactttaactttaaaattttagctatAGAGAATTTGGGTGTAGATGTTTTagctgtagaaactttaactgttaaaatttgattgataacaaatacttttaaagCTGAAGctgttacttttattattaaaatatattgaaatgatgataatgaaaataaaaataattattattaaaatggattttaaaagaaggaaaaaaaagtaagaataattaatgtgtaaaaataatttatgtaaaatttatatataaacttttggagagcttttaagTATAACGggggagaaaaaaataaagttttatatttttttaattttaaagtctgTTTTgatgcttttaaaattttgagaaaacaaggaagaaaaaaaaataagtgactAGGAAATTAAAGTCAAAAAAGTTTGATTGACAAATAAATGGTTTTCAaagctttaatatttttaaaagtcttaaaagtcttgTACCAATCAGCGCGTAGGTAAATTTTGGTAAAGAAAAGCGAACAAAACCGGATAACCCAAAATCTGAAGCAACCTAAACCGAAATTGCAAGCCTAGAAAAGTGAACCAATTTTGGGACAACAGGGGTATAGGTTGATAGGTTGGTTCAAAGTTAAGTGGATAGGATAACACTGCGGATTTATTCTCCGTCGAGCTTCAAAGTTCTGAGCTAAGAGCTCTGCGAAAACAATGGCGTCTTCTTCAGCCACGCTCTCTCTATGCTCAGCTTTCGCTTCTCATTGCAATGTCAACAACTCACGCCGTTCGAGCACTATCATGTGTTCTCTCTCTAAACCCTCGCTAAATTTGGCAAAACCTGTGTCTGGCTTTCTCGCTCCTTCCACTGCGTCGACGTCTCGAACCGCATCCCCCGTCGCTCTTAAATTCGCTGAATCAGTCGTCGAAGCAGAACCTGAGACTACCGATATCGAAGCTGTGGTCGTTTCCGATGTTTCGGAGGTTACTGAGGATAAACCTAAACGAGAAGAGATTTTCGCCGTTGTTATGGTTAGCTTCTAGAAATCTAACGGAAGTTCAAATTCTCAATTTCGGTTTTAGATTTTGGAATTTTGCCAACTAgttttggttgattttgatgagtttgCTTTGAATCTGTTTTAGAGATTTGATATTTAGAGACTGTGTTTTGTGGCctaatgaatgaatgaatcctCCTTAGTGAGAGACTGAATAATGCAAGtagttttggttgttttttatGAGTTCATTTAGGTTAATTTAGAGTTTGATTATGATGAGAGACTGTGTTCTTGTGGGATATCACTCTCAAGATTTAGAGTTTACCTATTTGTTATTATGAATTTTGCTTCTCTCATTTGCTATATCTTACTGAATTTAGTGTTGTTCTCTTTGGTTGGATAGGTTGGTGGACGCCAATACATAGTGTTTCCAGGGAGATATCTTTACACTCAGAGGCTGAAAGATGCAAATGTCGATGATCAGGTAATATGCACATTCCTTTTAGTCAATGGGTTTTTCCTTGTCAAATTTCtgtgaaatgaaatgaaatgaaatgaacTGATATGTCTGTGAAATGATGGTGCAACCATGGAAGATTGAGTAAACTGTGTGGCTTGTGTAGAAGttctatcttttcttttgtctatgTTTCTATCTtgctcttttggtttcttttctgCAGATTGTTCTTAATAAAGTGTTGCTTGTTGGCACAAAGACACACACTTACATCGGCAAACCAGTTGTGACCAATGCCACTGTACATGCCGTAGTGGAAAATCAGGTAAATCAATAGAAATGCTTCCTTCAATTTCTAATTTGTGGGGTATTGTTGCCTCTAAACTGGAATAACTGGAATGTCTTTTGTTGTTGCAGGGTCTGGATGATAAGGTGGTTGTCTTCAAGTACAAGCCTAAGAAGAAGTACCGAAGAAATATTGGTCACCGGCAGGTACATTGTTAATAAATCTGCTTACTATTTTGCTGAAAGTCATCTTCTTTGAAAATCGAACTATGTAGTGTTACAATCCGAAAAAGCTTCAGAGAACGACATTTACATTGTCATTTTCTGACTTGATTTTGCAGCCAAATACAAGGATTAGAATCACAGGGATCACAGGGTATGAAGGGTATCCAGCGGCGCCCAATGTTGCGGTTTAATTCTGTTGTGAAAGTATAGGATCTGTCTGCTTCTTGAATGTTAAAAGttttctgatcttcttctctatGTAATTTTGTAAGAACCAGATTATTTCATTTCTGTTGAGATCCCTTTATGATCAACGTGTACCGCTTTTTGCCATTCTTAGATCACAAATTCTAAGTTAGTGTAACGAAACATCAGCATCGCTCATCTATTCATCTAGAATATATTTTATGAGTTATGTGTCGATATGGAATCAACGTCTTACATTTTTGTCTCtggttttttttaactttagcAACACCAGAGATAAAAGTGTTTTTTTGTAGTCGCCCGGAAACGGACAGGGCCATCGATAATCTTTATCCGTCCACAAACACCTACTGTATGATAAACGATTTAAcgtaaatataaaactaaagaagaatAGCCAACTCATTTTGGAATCGGCTGATAAGTCATATTCCTCATCtttgttggttttcttcttattctaaaAGCAAACCTACTTTACCCGAGATAGAGTCCTTGTTTCCACTAAATGTTGGTGGTGCATCCAATGCATTGATCCTAGCAGTTTGAGCGTGGCGTTTAGATGGACGTATGACTACAGGGTAATCATGATGAGATAACTGGCGAATCCTAGGACAAGACGTGACATGGTAACCTGTTCCTCCACAACGATTGTTGGGATAAGGTTGAAGAATAAGAAGTAGCTTAAAGTCCAAGCTAAGTATATTTGAGAGATAttcaaatatacatatttgagtataggagttatctaaataagttatatttcctaattggttttggaaaagtttctttgagattttatatatatagagctaCCAGGGTGTGGTAAGCCTTATGAGTTTTAGAGATTGATATTGAGAGATTGTGAGAGAACTtaaagttttgagttattttctttaagtgaataagagagttattcttataaGGCAATCTTGTTCTTAAAATCTTTCTTGCTAAAactagatttggtatcagagcatctAGGTTTAATATATTTGAATCATGAGTGAGATAACCGCTGCAAGCATGAAGGTGAAGGAGAACACACCATCATCCATCCAGTGTCCTATGCTAACACCAATCAATTATACGGTATGGGCAATGAGGATGGATGTTGCGTTGCATGTTCACAAAGTATGGGAAGCAATTGATCCTGGAACTACGGAACCAGAAAAGAACGACCTTGCCAGAGCTCTACTCTTCCAATCCATCCCTGAGTCGATGATCTTACAAGTTGGTGAGCAAGCTACCGCTAAAGGTGTATGGGATTCCATCAAAGCAAGGAATCTAGGTGCTGATCGTGTTAAAGAAGCGAAGTTGCAGACTCTCATGGCTGAATTTGACAGGCTGAAGATGAAGGAAACCGATACTATTGACAATTTTGTTGGTAAGCTTTCAGAGATCTCCACAAAAGCAGCTTCGCTAGGAGAAAACATTGAAGAAACGAAGGTTGTGAAGAAGTTTCTGAAAAGCTTGCCGCGAAAGAAGTTTATTCATATCATCGCAGCACTTGAGCAGGTCCTTGAtctaaaaacaacaacttttgaAGATATTGTTGGCAGATTAAAGACCTATGAGGAACGAAttcatgatgaagaagagacaCAAGATGACCAAAACAAGCTTATGTATGCCAACTCAAAATCTCAGTCCTATGATTTCGGTTATGATCGTGGCAGAGGTGGTGGTAGAGGCTCATACCGTGGAAGAGGCAGAGGCAGAGGACGTTCGGGTTTTCAACAAAGGGACAAATCAAAAATCACTTGCTACATGTGTGACAAGATCGGACATTATGCATCGACCTGTCCTGATCGTTTACTGAAATTAATCAAAGCACAAGAGACtttggagaaggaagaagataacaCTCATGAGGCTGAATCTCTAATGATGCATGCAGTAGTGTATCTTaatgagaagaagatacaaCCAAAAGAGCTTGAAGACTGCTGAAATGAGACTTGGTATTTAGACAATGGTGTAACCATATGACAGGAAACTATGCTTTGTTCTGCAACATCAATCCAATGGTGACAGGAAGAGTTCGATTTGGTGATGATACAACCATTGCTATCAAAGGGAAGGGTTCGATTCTGTTTATTACCAAAGGAGGAGGACGTAAGCTGTTAACATATGTCTACTATATACCAAATCTCAGGAGCGATATTATTAGCTTGGGTCAAGCTACTGAAGCAGGCTGCGATATTAGGATGAAAGATGGTCATCTCACCTTGCACGATCATGAAGGAAATCTGATAGTAAGAGCCAATCGTTTGAGAAACAGGTTGTACAAAGTCAAATTGGAAGTTGATAGTACACGGTGTCTGCAGCTTTTGGCTTCAAGTGATTCTAATCTGTGGCACTCTCGCTTGGGACATGTGAGTCTCGAAACTATCAAAACTATGGTGGTAAAACAGTTAGTGACTGGGATATCGAGTGTACCAAAGGAGAAGGAGACTTGCGCGTCTTGCTTGCTTGGTAAACAAACAAGGCAAACCTTTCCAAAAGCAACATCCTATCGAGCATCACAAGCACTAGAACTAATTCACGGGGATCTATGTGGTCCAATCTCACCATCTACGCCTGCACACAAGAAgtatatctttgttttaatcGATGATTACTCAAGGTATATGTGGACCATTCTCTTAAAGGAGAAAAGTGAAGCATTCGAGAAGTTTAAGGCGTTTAAAGCTTTGGTAGAACAGGAGTCTAACCTATTGATCAAGACGTTTAAAACCGACAGGGGGGGAGAATTCATTTCTCACGAATTTCTCACTTTCTGCAAACAAGAAGGCATCAATAGGCATTTTACGGCACCATATACACCGCAGCAAAACGGTGTTGTTGAGCGACGTAATAGGACACTGTTGGAGATGACTAGAAGTCTCTTGAAGCATATGAACATGCCAAATTACCTGTGGGGAGAAGCAGTGAGGCATGCAACCTATGTCATCAATCGCGTAGGAACGAGAAGCTTGGATTTTCAGACACCATATGAATGTTTCAAGAAAAAGAAGCCGAATGTGGGACATTTGAGGGTGTTCGGTTGTGTAGCCTATGCTAAAGTCAAAACTCCGCATCTGAAAAAGCTTGACGATAGGTCGAGAAAGCTTGTGTACCTTGGGACAGAACCTGGCTCAAAGGCGTATCGTTTACTTGATCCGACCAACCGAAAGGTCACTGTTAGTAGAGACGTTGTTTTTGATGAAGATAAGAGCTGGAGATGGAGTGATCATGTGGAAAATTCTGAAGAATCAGGAACCTTTTCAATTAGCTTTGGGAAGTTTGGTAACAATGGAGTTAAAGAAGTGGTTGTTAcggaagaaacagaggaaaacgaAGGTGATGAAGGAAATAATGATAtctctgaggaagaagaagttacGGATGAGTCTGAAACTGAACCTGCAGAGGAACAGCCTCAATCTGTGCAGCAGAGCTCTATCACACAGCCGCAATCACAGCCTCAAGAACTCGTTTTAAGACAGTCCGGAAGACAAGTCAAACGACCTAGCTACCTGAGTGACTATGTCTTATTGGCTGATATAGAAGGAGAGAATCTGCTATTGGCAGCTAATGAAGAACCAAGAAATTTCAGAGAAGCAAGCGAGTTCAAGGTTTGGAGAGATGCTTGCGAGGAAGAGATCAGGTCGATAACAAAGAACAACACTTGGAGCTTAGTTGATTTACCTTTCGGAGTGAAGCCAATCGGTTTGAAATGGGTGTTTAAACTGAAACGAAATGCAGATAACAGCATAAATAAACACAAGGCGAGGCTTGTTGCCAAAGGATATGTGCAGAGACATGGAATAGACTTTGACGAGGCTTTTGCACCAGTTGCTCGAATTGAAACAATACGCTTCATTATTGCTTTGGCTGCTTCAAGTGCTTGGGAGATACACCATTTAGACGTGAAGACTGCATTTCTTCATGGAGATTTGATCGAAGATGTGTATGTTGCTCAGCCAGAAGGTTTTGTTGTTAAGGACAATGAAGAGAAGGTCTACAAGTTACATAAGGTACTCTACGGACTTAAGCAAGCCCCTCGAGCATAGAACTTGAAGTTAAACCGCATTCTTGGTGATTTGAACTTTGTAAGATGCACTAAAGAACCATCTCTTTACAGAAAGCAAGGTAAAGAAAGTCTTCTCATTGTAGCAGTCTATGTAGATGACTTGCTTGTCACTGGTTCTAGTCTTGAGTTAATACTTGAGTTTAAGAGAGAGATGGCtggaaaatttgaaatgagcGACTTGGGCAAACTCACATATTATCTCGGCATTGAAGTTCATCAAGGAAAAGATGGGATAGAGTTAAGACAAGAAAAGTATGCAAAGAAGATTTTGGAGGAAGCAGGGATGTGTGATTGTAACTCTGTTCTCGTTCCAATGGAACCTGGTCTAGAGCTCTCTAAGTCACAAGACCCACTGTATATTGATGAAAGGCTCTATCGGAAACAAATTGGCTGTTTAAGGTACCTACTTCATACCAGGCCCGATCTTTCATACTCTGTTGGTGTTTTGAGCCAGTATCTTCAAGAGCCTAGAGAGTCGCATGGTGCTGCTCTGAAGCATGTTCTGCGGTATCTTCGAGGAACACTTGATCATGGGCTCTGTTTTAGGCAAGAGGAACAATCGGGTTTGATAGGCTATAGCGACAGTAGTCATAGTGTGGATATTGACGACTGAAGAAGCACAGCTGGTCATGTTTTTTACTTCAATGGATGTCCAATTACATGGTGTTCTCGTAAACAAAAAGTAGTAGCTTTATCTTCATGTGAGGCTGAGTTTATGGCAGCGATAGAGGCTGCTAAACAAGCCATTTGGCTTCAGGAACTCTTTGCTGAAATTGTTGGAAAAGTTTGTGAGAAAGTGATGATACGGGTTGATAATAAGTCGGCTATAGCACTCACGAGGAACCCAGTTTTCCATGGTCGCAGCAAGCACATTCACCGACGGTACCATTTCATTCGTGAGTGTGTCGACAACGGTCAGGTCGAAGTATTGCACGTTCCTGGAGCTGAACAAAAGGCTGATATCTTAACCAAAGCACTTGACAAGATAAGTCTACTTTCCTAATACTTTAGACTGAAATTaggaaagtttcttcttctgatgttAAGTCGGTCTCGAAGAGGCGATCTCGGAAGTCGGCCGCTCGACCTTGTTGGGCTTGTCAACCTCATCGGGCCTCCATTCACAGGCCCGTCTTGAACCTCCGGTTTAAATTGTCGGTTGGCCTTTGGTTCAGGTTGGTATGTCGGGAGTGCCATAttccgcaccaacaattagtccccccccaGTTCGGTATATTCGAATGTTCAAACTATAGGAAGGATAATATTTGACCTAAACTCTAAGAAaaccatatttatttaattggatCTTCGCACCGTTACGATGCCTAATATAAAACCGACACATGTCTCGCACGTCGCTTCAACCAGATCGGAAGCTTAAACATCGAGTAGGTTATGATTATTTTCCCTAGGGTTGCCACCCATTCTGCCTTTATAAATACTCGACTTCCATCTTGATTTTTCACTTTCCGCCGAACAAAAAAGGTATTTGCTCTGTTCTCTCTCCTCtctgttaatttattttatcgccttttttcttggtttttccGGGCGAGTTGTTTTCGACCTATTCGTCCACACTCTCCGGCGATTTGTAATGGCCAGTTCATCAACTCATGCTTCCTCCTTTGGTACTGAAAGCGGTTAATTAGGCCGAAATTCAAGATGCAAAGTTCCTAGATTGGGCAACACAGGTCAGGTCGCCAGATCCTCCAGGTCGGACAGCGATGCTCAATTTCCTCAGATCCATAGTTCGGACGAGCTGAATCGTGATGGTGACGAGAATGTTGTGGCTTCTTCCGAGTTTCCATAATTAACCCCGTCCGTTGTCCCAACGTTACCTCGGCATACACCCTCTTCCGGTGATCCGCGCGATGAAGAGTCTCAATTCGCGCTTCCGGGGGTAATGATAGAGGATATTTCCCCATTGTGTGACCATCGAGGTGGGAATTGTGGCGATAAGACTTTAAGCAATGCCACATCGGTCAACTCAATGCTGAATTCTTGTGGTCTAGGTAGTTATGGTGTTTCTATCGTAATTCCTCGGGACGATCAACGCCCTTGGAATCCGCCGAGAGGGTACATTTGCCTTTCTGTTACTATCTTAAGCGATGTCGCCTCTGGTTCCTGCTTACACGTCTACTAACATTATATGCTCATAGACGTCAGGTGGCAATCTGCCAACTTACACTTGGCAGCACCTGTAATTTTGTTGCGGCTCTCACTATTTCTGTTGAGGTTGAAGTTCAAGTCGGGGTCCAATGCTTTGAACAGTTGACGAATTTCAAATCGTCCAAGGTTAATGGGACCTGGTTGGTTAACATGAAACCGGTTCACAACTTCCTGTCTGGCCAGAGAGTCAGCAATTTTAAAGAATGGGCTGCACATTATTTCCATGTCCACGTTGATCACTATTCATTTGAATATCCAGTGAGTGGGAAGCGGAGAGTGTGGAATGATTCACCCGGTAGAAATCCATTTCTTTGTTTGCTTCAGGTCAGACATGTATTTTCTGACCTGATTTAACCTTTCTTTTTTGCAGCTCTACCCCTATCAGTGACGAGATTGGCATCTGGATAATGTCGAGTTAAAGATGAATTATTTGCATGATCCAATCGCAGGTGGGCATTTATAACTCGTATACAAGTTGAGGATGCCATGAGCAAGGCTAGGACCAACTTTCCAAGTTTTGCAAGCACGTTGGGGCAATCGTCAAGGACTACTGGACCCTCCGTCATTGATGCCAGTCAGCTTCAGACTAAGAATCCAAATCCCGTGACCAAGGTCAGGACCAAACCTGAAGTTGACTAGATCAGGGGAGAGTTTGTCGAAATTGAGACTCTTGATGATGACCAGGATGCGGTCAATCCGCCATCTGCCAATCCAGGGAAGGCCGCCACCAGGCCCGGCCCACCCATAAAGCAGCCAAAAGCATTTGCTTTAGGCCACACAATATAGGAAATTTTTTAGGACTACATCTGTAAAAGATTATGTAGGTCAGCTGTCAATTTGTCTTGCAATTAAGATACATGTCTTTGGTTCGACCCTTCTACCCTGCACTTTTTTAATTAcgtttttccccttttattgttttattttttccgtTTGATTACGTTTTTATAATAcatacagaacaaaaaaaaatgagagagaggCGATTTTCTTGTTCGCATCGCTTCATATTTTCGTCGTACCCCTTCTCTTCTGTGAGCGGTTGTTGCCGGTTATCGGCTGTTTTTTCAGGGATAGATAACGGTAAAACGGTTATACCTAACATAACTGTCCTTCCCCGAAATCTATATAAACCCTGTGATGTTCTCTGTACCCATCAGGTTGATCAGAGTGAAAATAATCCTTTTCCTTTGTTCATTTTGATTATGGCGGACAAGATCCGACGACAAATGCAAGAGACTGATCTAGGAATCGAGGATGCAAAATTCAGCCTCCATGTTGACTTGTGTGAAGAAGCGATCCAAGAGACTCGCTTTAGTCTAATCGTGAAGCCGCTCAATCTTCGTAAGCAAAATCTCCGTGCTTTGCTTACCACTTTGCCCAGACTCTGGGGCGTTGCTGACGATGTTACGGGACGAATCCTTGAGAATAAGAAAGTTCAGTTCTTATTCCAATCGGCAGAATCGATGACGGCGATTGTAAGGCGAGGACCTTGGTCCTTTAATGATTGGATGTGTGTGACCCAAGTATTGAACCCGGTGCACACTGATAATGATCTCAAAACAATTCCATTTTGGGTCCAGATTCGCGGAATTCCAGTCCACTTCCTTACTCTCCGAATGGTCACGTTCATTGGGGAATCATTCGGCCACTTCTTGGAAACAGACTTTGGTGGTGACAGAGCAGTTATGGTGGATTATGTTCGGGTCCATCTACTGTGGAACATCGAGACTCCACTCCGTTTCCAACGTCAATTCCAGTTTGGTGATAGGACCTGTATTCTGAAACTCCGTTACGAAAAACTTCGTAACTTTTGCTCTGTGTGTCGTATGATGACCCATGATGTCTCCGACTGTCCTTCTGGCAATAACCTTCCTCCACCCCCACcagaggaggatgatgatgatcccGACTACAACCCAGAAGGTGATAACAAACAATATCCTGAGGCACCGGAACCGATTCGCCAAATAGGACCGACGTCAACTGCAACAGAGAGTAACCCCACTGCttcaaagaagaggaaaacaGAGGCCTCGACCTCGACTGAAAGTACTGAATTTCCTCTGCTTTACTGTGATATGCGCCAGACTCGTGCCATGGAGGATACTCAACAATGCTATACGAAGCGAAACATCCGCCAGTCTGAAGTTCTAGAGGTTCGTAATTGGTTTCTTATTCCAATGGAAGCAACTGAGCAGGCAACAGGGAGAGAGACTCCGACCAACCCAAATACCAACGGTGAAGGTACGGTGGGCCATAAGCCACAAGAGCCGCCATGAATACATCCTTTTGGAACTGCCGAGGCTTGAAAGGGTCCTTGGTAGTTCAACGCCTAAAAGGGATTAAGGCAACTTATTCCCCGAACATACTCTTTCTAGTTGAAACGAAGAATCCCGATGATGTTATCCGTGATGTGGCTGCTCAGTTAGATTATGATTATGTAAAGTGTGTATCTCCGTTGGGTACTGGGGTGGTCTAGCTTTACTTTGGAAAAAGACAGTATCTGTATGCTTTTATGATGTTGATGAGAGAATCATCGATTGCAAACTCAATAATAAAGAAGTTTCCTTTTACTTCTCTTGTGTTTATGGTCATCCAATTCGTAAACAAAGACATATTCTCTGGGAAAGATTACAACGAATTGCTGTTAATAGGCAAGGTCCATGGTTAATGtgtggtgattttaatgaaatcttACACAAGAATGAGAAACAAGGAGGAAGAGTAAGAGAGAATTGGAGCTTAGCAGACTTTAGGAACATGGTTAATATGTGTAAAGTTTCTGATCTTCCGTTCCAAGGCAATAACATGACTTGGGCGGGGAAGAGACGGACGCATACAATACAGTGTCGGCTTGACCGAGTCATGGCAAATGACCAGTGGAAAGCTACTTATCCAGGTTCTGAAGTTGTCTACCTTGAAATGGTAGAATCTTATCATCGTCCAGCAATCATTAAAGTACGACGAACAACTGAGACAGGTATCAAACCTTTTCAGTTTGATACACGACTGTGTACAAACTCTGATATTGAAAGTTTGGTTGAACAGAGTTGGAATGGTATAGATACTCAACAGCTTTCGTTATATGAGAAAATCAAGCACTGCAGAAGAGATTTATCCGCCTGGAAAAGGAATAATGGTACAAACTCGGCTACTAGAATCAAAGAGTTGGTTAAAGAGATTGATGCTGCACATACTGACTGCTCTGTCTCCCTTGATCAAATCCATGAGCTACGTCGTTCGTGAGCTAATGCATATAGAGATGAAGAAAATTTTTGGCATTTGAAGAGTAGGAACTTATGGTTGAATCATGGGGATCACAATACCCAATTCTTCCATGCAGCAACAAAAAATAGAATTGCACGCAATCGCTTAACTTCAATCCAAGACTCACATGGTACCTTGATCTTTGGGAATAAGGATATAGCTGCAGAAGCCATAGACTACTTCAGTGAACTGTTTTCATGTAGTAATGATAATGATATCTCCACTTCCCTGCGTAATATTCAGCCTGTTGTCACAGAAGAGATGAATGCAGTCTTAGTAGCAGAGATCACATCGGAGGAAATAAAAACGACATTATTTTCTATTGGTGGAACCAGAGCTCCCGGGCCTGACGGCTTCAATGCTACATTTTACCAACACTATTGGAACATTGTAGGCCCGACAATCATTCATGAGGTTCAACAGTTTTTTCTCACTGGCGATATGCAGGTAGATTGGAATCACACCAACCTATGCCTCATACCAATGATTTTGGAGCCATGAACGATGAAAGACTTCCGCCCAATTAGTCTATGCAATGTTACCTATAAGATTATATCTAAAATCTTAAATAAGAGATTAAGGAATGTCTTATCTGGTGTAGTCTCCGAGAGCCAAGCAGCTTTTATCCCGGGACGATATATCACTGATAATGTTATGATCGCTCATGAAGTGCTCCACTCGTTGAATATCCGTAAACGTTGTGCCAACTCCTACATGGCAGTGAAAACAGATATCAGTAAGGCATATGATCAGATCGAATGGAGATTTCTCGAAGAAGTGTTGATTA encodes the following:
- the LOC104757868 gene encoding 50S ribosomal protein L21, chloroplastic; the encoded protein is MASSSATLSLCSAFASHCNVNNSRRSSTIMCSLSKPSLNLAKPVSGFLAPSTASTSRTASPVALKFAESVVEAEPETTDIEAVVVSDVSEVTEDKPKREEIFAVVMVGGRQYIVFPGRYLYTQRLKDANVDDQIVLNKVLLVGTKTHTYIGKPVVTNATVHAVVENQGLDDKVVVFKYKPKKKYRRNIGHRQPNTRIRITGITGYEGYPAAPNVAV